A region from the Molothrus aeneus isolate 106 chromosome 17, BPBGC_Maene_1.0, whole genome shotgun sequence genome encodes:
- the TCF15 gene encoding transcription factor 15, translated as MAFTMLRPVAARVLYPDLSMFSEDEENRSESDTSDQSFGCCEGAEARRKLPRKAGPMVMVKQRQAANARERDRTQSVNTAFTALRTLIPTEPVDRKLSKIETLRLASSYISHLANVLLLGDGCEDGQPCFSAIYGAKGDLDSKQPRSICTFCLSNQRKGGSRRDLGGNCLKVRGVTPLRVSRR; from the exons ATGGCCTTCACCATGCTGCGCCCCGTGGCCGCCCGCGTGCTCTACCCCGACCTCAGCATGTTCTCGGAGGACGAGGAGAACCGCAGCGAGAGCGACACGTCGGACCAGTCGTTCGGCTGCTGCGAGGGCGCCGAGGCTCGCCGCAAGCTGCCGCGGAAGGCGGGCCCGATGGTGATGGTGAAGCAGAGGCAGGCGGCGAACGCGCGGGAGCGGGACCGGACCCAGAGCGTCAACACGGCCTTCACCGCCCTGCGGACCCTCATCCCCACCGAGCCGGTGGATCGGAAGCTGTCCAAGATCGAGACGCTCCGCCTGGCCTCCAGCTACATCTCCCACCTGGCCAacgtgctgctgctgggcgACGGCTGCGAGGACGGGCAGCCCTGTTTCAGTGCCATCTATGGCGCCAAGGGCGACCTGGACAGCAAACAGCCCCGCAGCATCTGCACCTTCTGCCTCAGCAACCAGCGGAAAGGG ggcagtAGGAGGGACCTCGGGGGCAACTGCCTGAAGGTGCGAGGGGTGACGCCCCTGCGAGTGTCGCGGAGATGA